From a single Sediminibacterium sp. KACHI17 genomic region:
- a CDS encoding acetyl-CoA C-acyltransferase, which produces MKNSLHLVGKIEFMQEAYIVAGYRTAVTKSKRGGFRFFRPDDLAVEVIKGLMAAVPQLEAKRVDDVIVGNAVPEAEQGLQFGRIISARALGIDVAGFTINRYCASGLESIALATAKIRTGMADCIIAGGTESMSLVPTAGWKTVPAYSIAKDEPDYYLSMGLTAEAVAKEFKVTREDQDAFAYQSHQKAMKAIENGYFKSGILPITVEETYLNEKGKKAVRSYVVDTDEGVRADTNIEALGKLKPAFAMGGSVTAGNSSQTSDGAAFVIVMSERMVVELGLKPIGRLVNCASAGVHPRIMGIGPVAAIPKVLKQAGMSQHDIDLIELNEAFASQSLAVIRELGLNPDIVNINGGAIALGHPLGCTGCKLTVQLLNDMKRLNKKYGMVTACVGGGQGIAGIIENL; this is translated from the coding sequence TTGAAAAATTCCCTACATTTGGTAGGTAAAATCGAGTTTATGCAGGAAGCCTATATCGTAGCCGGTTACAGAACGGCCGTGACCAAAAGTAAACGTGGTGGATTCAGATTTTTTCGCCCGGATGATCTGGCTGTTGAAGTCATTAAAGGATTGATGGCTGCAGTGCCGCAATTGGAGGCAAAGCGAGTGGATGATGTGATCGTGGGAAATGCCGTTCCGGAAGCTGAACAAGGTTTACAGTTCGGAAGAATTATTTCTGCTCGTGCATTGGGAATAGATGTTGCCGGTTTTACCATTAACCGCTACTGTGCCAGCGGATTGGAAAGTATTGCGCTTGCAACTGCAAAGATCAGAACCGGTATGGCTGACTGTATCATTGCAGGAGGTACAGAAAGTATGAGTCTCGTTCCAACTGCAGGTTGGAAAACAGTTCCAGCCTATTCCATTGCTAAAGATGAACCTGACTATTATCTAAGCATGGGTTTAACAGCGGAAGCAGTGGCCAAAGAATTCAAAGTGACAAGGGAAGACCAGGATGCATTCGCTTATCAGTCGCACCAGAAAGCAATGAAAGCCATTGAGAATGGATATTTCAAATCTGGCATCTTACCTATAACAGTAGAAGAAACATACCTGAATGAGAAAGGTAAAAAGGCTGTTCGTTCTTATGTTGTTGATACAGATGAAGGAGTACGTGCCGATACCAATATTGAAGCCCTTGGAAAATTGAAGCCTGCTTTTGCAATGGGTGGAAGTGTTACTGCAGGTAATTCTTCTCAAACGAGCGATGGCGCTGCTTTCGTGATCGTGATGAGTGAGAGAATGGTTGTTGAATTAGGATTGAAACCCATCGGACGACTCGTGAATTGTGCTTCTGCAGGAGTTCATCCAAGAATCATGGGGATTGGTCCTGTTGCTGCTATACCCAAGGTACTCAAGCAAGCCGGAATGAGTCAGCATGATATTGATTTGATAGAGCTCAATGAAGCATTTGCATCACAATCTTTAGCGGTGATACGAGAACTCGGATTGAATCCTGATATCGTGAACATCAATGGTGGCGCTATTGCCTTAGGACATCCATTAGGTTGCACAGGTTGCAAACTCACGGTTCAGTTATTGAACGACATGAAACGCCTCAACAAAAAATACGGAATGGTAACCGCTTGTGTTGGCGGCGGACAAGGTATTGCCGGGATCATTGAGAACCTTTAA
- a CDS encoding quinone-dependent dihydroorotate dehydrogenase, whose product MIYPLIRQLLFCFPPEDVHYFSMDILRSVCSVEPLKKLIAGSFSPKQSGLAKEVFGLTFPNPVGLGAGFDKNALYLNELEALGFGFVEIGTVTPLPQPGNDKPRLFRLPADKALINRMGFNNYGAKAIAGRLEMHKKKRSSLIVGGNIGKNKVTANEDAWKDYLTCFDTLHDLVDYFVVNVSSPNTPGLRELQEKDSLKKIFSELQNSNQRKTNPKSLLLKIAPDLTKEQLDDIVALAFEVKLDGLVATNTTISREQLRTPASSIEKIGAGGLSGKPVQKRSTEVVQYLSEKTGRQIPIIASGGIFNGADAKEKINAGASLVQVWTGFVYEGPGIVKQICKHL is encoded by the coding sequence ATGATCTACCCGCTTATCAGACAATTGCTTTTTTGTTTCCCACCTGAGGATGTACACTATTTTTCGATGGATATTCTCCGTAGTGTTTGTTCAGTAGAACCCTTGAAAAAACTGATTGCCGGATCATTCTCACCCAAACAAAGCGGATTGGCGAAAGAGGTATTTGGCCTAACATTTCCGAATCCGGTTGGTTTAGGAGCAGGATTTGATAAAAACGCACTGTACCTGAATGAGTTGGAAGCTTTGGGTTTTGGATTCGTAGAGATTGGAACGGTAACCCCCCTCCCACAACCCGGGAATGATAAACCCCGTCTTTTCCGATTACCCGCTGATAAAGCATTGATCAACCGAATGGGTTTTAATAATTATGGAGCGAAAGCCATTGCAGGCAGATTGGAGATGCATAAGAAAAAACGTTCATCGCTCATCGTTGGAGGTAATATTGGAAAGAATAAAGTAACCGCCAATGAAGATGCATGGAAAGATTACCTGACATGCTTTGACACGTTACATGATCTGGTAGATTATTTTGTGGTGAATGTAAGTTCTCCCAACACACCCGGTCTCAGAGAATTGCAGGAAAAAGATTCTTTGAAAAAAATTTTCAGTGAACTACAAAACAGCAATCAGAGAAAAACAAATCCTAAATCATTATTATTAAAGATTGCACCTGATCTTACGAAGGAACAATTGGATGATATCGTTGCACTGGCTTTTGAGGTGAAATTGGATGGACTTGTTGCCACCAATACCACGATCAGCAGAGAGCAGCTTCGTACACCAGCATCCAGCATCGAAAAAATAGGTGCGGGAGGATTGAGTGGCAAGCCGGTACAAAAAAGATCAACAGAAGTAGTACAATATCTTTCGGAAAAAACCGGAAGACAAATACCAATTATCGCCAGTGGCGGCATTTTCAATGGAGCAGATGCCAAAGAAAAAATCAACGCAGGAGCCAGCTTGGTACAGGTATGGACAGGATTTGTATATGAAGGTCCTGGTATCGTGAAACAAATTTGTAAGCATTTATAA
- a CDS encoding TerC family protein codes for MEHLLTSESLISFLILVILEVVLGIDNVIFVSIIMNRMDKKHQPRARMLWMIMGMSTRIILLFGLGWLLAQKGKPVFSAWGKDFDLASLVMLAGGLFLLYKTVREIHHKLEGEEEALHGGAQKKLGFAAAVFQIMLIDMVFSFDSIITAGGTAKHIEIMIAAVIVAMIVMFLFSTNISNFIHKHPTLKMLALSFLVMIGFVLIVEGWDSVNAHELHLKNYVYFAMAFSFVVELLNMQLRKKYVKPVELRSPVIPEQETRDSDMAH; via the coding sequence ATGGAACATCTATTGACATCAGAAAGTTTGATCAGTTTTTTGATCCTTGTCATTCTTGAAGTGGTATTGGGAATCGATAATGTGATTTTTGTGAGCATCATCATGAACCGGATGGATAAAAAGCATCAGCCACGTGCCAGAATGTTATGGATGATCATGGGCATGAGTACACGTATCATTTTGTTGTTTGGATTGGGCTGGTTGTTGGCACAAAAAGGAAAACCTGTATTTAGTGCATGGGGTAAAGATTTTGATCTGGCCAGTTTGGTAATGTTAGCAGGAGGCTTGTTCTTATTGTATAAAACAGTCCGTGAAATACATCATAAACTGGAAGGTGAAGAAGAAGCACTGCATGGAGGCGCTCAAAAAAAACTCGGTTTTGCTGCAGCAGTATTTCAAATCATGCTGATCGATATGGTCTTTAGTTTTGATAGCATCATCACAGCAGGTGGTACTGCCAAACATATCGAAATCATGATCGCTGCCGTGATCGTTGCAATGATCGTGATGTTCTTATTCAGTACCAATATCTCCAACTTCATCCATAAACATCCAACCTTAAAAATGCTGGCATTGTCTTTTTTGGTAATGATCGGTTTTGTATTGATCGTAGAAGGATGGGATAGTGTGAATGCACATGAATTGCATCTTAAAAACTATGTGTACTTCGCGATGGCATTTTCATTTGTGGTGGAGTTATTGAATATGCAATTGCGAAAGAAATATGTGAAGCCGGTTGAACTACGCTCACCTGTTATCCCGGAGCAGGAAACCCGTGACTCTGATATGGCTCATTGA
- a CDS encoding transcriptional regulator: protein MKNPIEQLNKVFDSRVRLGIMSAVMVNDEVNFNELKELIQVTDGNLASHLKTLEENGYILVKKGFIGRKTNTTYAITKAGEKAFKAHIDALEKMIKGLS from the coding sequence ATGAAAAATCCGATCGAACAATTAAATAAAGTTTTTGATAGTCGTGTTCGGCTTGGTATCATGAGTGCCGTCATGGTGAATGATGAAGTAAACTTCAATGAGTTGAAAGAACTGATACAGGTTACAGATGGAAACCTTGCCAGTCATTTAAAGACATTGGAAGAAAACGGATACATCCTTGTGAAAAAAGGTTTCATTGGTAGGAAGACCAACACTACATATGCCATCACAAAAGCGGGAGAGAAAGCATTCAAAGCACATATTGATGCGCTTGAAAAGATGATCAAGGGTTTGAGTTGA